The Dioscorea cayenensis subsp. rotundata cultivar TDr96_F1 chromosome 21, TDr96_F1_v2_PseudoChromosome.rev07_lg8_w22 25.fasta, whole genome shotgun sequence genome includes a region encoding these proteins:
- the LOC120252549 gene encoding LOW QUALITY PROTEIN: photosystem II CP43 reaction center protein-like (The sequence of the model RefSeq protein was modified relative to this genomic sequence to represent the inferred CDS: deleted 1 base in 1 codon) has translation MTLTLGKFTKEENDLFDIMDDWLRRDRFVFVGWSGLLLFPCAYFALGGWFTGTTFVTSWYTHGLASSYLEGCNFLTAAVSTPANSLAHSLLLLWGPEAQGDFTRWCQLGGLWTFVALHGAFALIGFMLRQFELARSVQLRPYNAIAFSAPIAVFVSVFLIYPLGQSGWFFAPSFGVAAIFRFILFFQGFHNWTLNPFHMMGVAGVLGAALLCAIHGATVENTLFEDGDGANTFRAFNPTQAEETYSMVTANRFWSQIFGVAFSNKRWLHFFMLFVPVTGLWMSALGVVGLALNLRAYDFVSQEIRAAEDPEFETFYTKNILLNEGIRAWMAAQDQPHENLIFPEEVLPRGNLFNGTLALAGRDQETTGFAWWAGNARLINLSGKLLGAHVAHAGLIVFWAGAMNLFEVAHFVPEKPMYEQGLILLPHLATLGWGVGPGGEVIDTFPYFVSGVLHLISSAVLGFGGIYHALLGPETLEESFPFFGYVWKDRNKMTTILGIHLILLGIGAFLLVLKALYFGGVYDTWAPGGGDVRKITNLTLSPSVIFGYLLKSPFGGEGWIVSVDDLEDIIGGHVWLGSICIFGGIWHILTKPFAWARRAFVWSGEAYLSYSLGALSVFGFIACCFVWFNNTAYPSEFYGPTGPEASQAQAFTFLVRDQRLGANVGSAQGPTGLGKYLMRSPTGEVIFGGETMRFWDLRAPWLEPLRGPNGLDLGRLKKDIQPWQERRSAEYMTHAPLGSLNSVGGVATEINAVNYVSPRSWLATSHFVLGFFLFVGHLWHAGRARAAAAGFEKGIDRDLEPVLSMTPLS, from the exons ATGACTCTAACCCTTGGTAAATTtaccaaagaagaaaatgatttatttgatattatggATGATTGGTTACGCAGAGACCGTTTCGTTTTTGTGGGTTGGTCCGGTCTATTGCTCTTTCCTTGTGCTTATTTCGCTTTAGGAGGTTGGTTCACAGGTACAACTTTTGTAACTTCGTGGTATACCCATGGATTGGCCAGTTCCTATTTGGAAGGTTGTAATTTCTTAACCGCTGCAGTTTCTACTCCTGCGAATAGTTTAGCACATTCTTTGTTGCTACTATGGGGTCCCGAAGCACAAGGAGATTTTACTCGTTGGTGTCAATTAGGCGGTCTGTGGACTTTTGTAGCTCTCCATGGTGCTTTCGCACTAATAGGTTTTATGTTACGTCAATTTGAACTTGCTCGATCTGTTCAATTACGACCTTATAATGCAATCGCATTCTCTGCTCCAATTGCTGTTTTTGTTTCTGTATTCCTGATTTATCCACTAGGTCAGTCTGGTTGGTTCTTTGCGCCCAGTTTTGGCGTAGCAGCTATATTTCGATTCATCCTCTTCTTCCAAGGGTTTCATAATTGGACGTTGAACCCATTTCATATGATGGGAGTTGCCGGAGTATTAGGCGCTGCTTTGCTATGCGCTATTCATGGTGCTACCGTAGAAAATACTTTGTTCGAAGATGGCGACGGTGCAAACACCTTCCGTGCTTTTAACCCAACTCAAGCTGAAGAGACTTATTCAATGGTGACTGCTAACCGCTTTTGGTCCCAAATCTTTGGGGTTGCTTTTTCCAATAAACGTTGGTTACATttctttatgttatttgtaccaGTAACCGGTTTATGGATGAGTGCTCTTGGGGTAGTTGGTCTGGCTCTGAACCTACGTGCCTATGACTTCGTTTCCCAAGAAATCCGTGCAGCAGAAGATCCGGAATTTGAGACTTTCTACACCAAAAATATTCTCTTAAATGAAGGTATTCGTGCTTGGATGGCAGCTCAGGATCAGCCTCATGAAAACCTTATATTCCCTGAGGAGGTTCTACCCCGTGGAAAC CTCTTTAATGGAACTTTAGCTTTAGCTGGTCGTGACCAAGAAACTACCGGTTTCGCTTGGTGGGCCGGGAATGCCAGACTTATAAATTTGTCTGGTAAACTACTTGGGGCTCACGTAGCCCATGCCGGATTAATCGTATTCTGGGCCGGAGCAATGAACCTATTTGAAGTGGCTCATTTCGTACCAGAGAAACCCATGTATGAACAGGGATTGATTTTACTTCCCCATCTAGCTACTCTGGGTTGGGGGGTAGGTCCGGGGGGGGAAGTTATAGACACCTTTCCCTACTTTGTATCTGGAGTACTTCACTTAATTTCTTCTGCAGTCTTAGGCTTTGGGGGTATTTATCATGCACTTCTCGGACCTGAGACTCTTGAAGAATCCTTTCCATTCTTCGGTTATGTATGGAAAGATAGAAATAAAATGACTACAATTTTAGGTATTCACTTAATTTTGTTGGGTATAGGTGCTTTTCTTCTAGTACTCAAAGCTCTTTATTTTGGTGGTGTATATGATACTTGGGCCCCGGGGGGAGGAGATGTAAGAAAAATTACCAACTTGACCCTTAGCCCAAGCGTTATATTTGGTTATTTACTAAAATCCCCTTTTGGGGGAGAAGGTTGGATTGTTAGTGTGGACGATTTAGAAGATATAATTGGGGGGCATGTATGGTTAGgttctatttgtatatttggcgGAATTTGGCATATCTTAACCAAACCCTTTGCATGGGCTCGCCGTGCATTTGTATGGTCTGGAGAGGCTTACTTGTCTTATAGTTTAGGTGCTTTATCTGTCTTTGGTTTCATCGCTTGTTGTTTCGTCTGGTTTAATAATACCGCCTATCCTAGTGAATTTTACGGACCCACCGGACCAGAAGCTTCTCAAGCTCAGGCATTTACTTTTCTAGTTAGAGACCAACGTCTGGGGGCTAACGTGGGATCTGCCCAAGGACCTACTGGGTTAGGTAAATATCTAATGCGGTCCCCGACCGGAGAGGttatttttggaggagaaaCTATGCGTTTTTGGGATCTACGTGCTCCTTGGTTGGAACCCCTAAGGGGTCCCAATGGTTTGGACTTGGGTAGACTGAAAAAAGACATACAACCTTGGCAAGAACGACGTTCGGCGGAATATATGACCCATGCTCCCTTAGGTTCTTTAAATTCCGTGGGTGGCGTTGCTACTGAGATCAATGCAGTCAATTATGTCTCTCCTAGAAGTTGGTTGGCTACCTCTCATTTTGTTCTAGGATTCTTCCTATTTGTGGGACATTTGTGGCATGCGGGAAGGGCCCGTGCAGCTGCAGCAGGATTTGAAAAAGGAATCGATCGTGATTTGGAACCTGTTCTTTCCATGACCCCTCTTAGCTGa